Proteins encoded in a region of the Saccharothrix ecbatanensis genome:
- a CDS encoding helix-turn-helix domain-containing protein has translation MDDTYIGRRVREVRSWRGMNLKATADLAGMSASYLSMIENGKRPVTRRQTLEALARALRVAPTELTGRPWDRDHDRSTEIHPDLVALAATLDAYEIGDDPGDPAREWPAVAADVDRLVELMQIRADYATQATLLPGLLGELHALYVREPGLRAVVLLGLLRCYSSATWVARLLRSDGLTLMAAMRVRQCADDLAVPAWKGYAAWLRGVTTGSLNRARQYQRAVAMADTLTSHLDDIDVAQAYGQLQLSAALAAAAQADRDTAMTHLAEADAIADRADLDVGQFAQVWFGRINVGIWRATIGMELGDGAKVAETARGVPVEKIPSPARQAVFYSTVGRGLISEKRTAEAGLRLLLRAEHLAPQHVRGDVFVREAVAAMLRRAERDAGGRELRGLAWRMGVAPIG, from the coding sequence TTGGACGACACCTACATCGGTCGCCGTGTACGCGAGGTCCGTTCGTGGCGCGGCATGAACCTGAAAGCCACCGCCGATTTGGCCGGCATGTCCGCGAGCTACCTGAGCATGATCGAAAACGGGAAGCGGCCTGTCACGCGACGCCAAACCCTTGAAGCGTTGGCCCGCGCGCTGCGGGTCGCGCCTACGGAACTGACCGGCCGCCCGTGGGACCGGGACCACGACAGGTCCACCGAAATCCATCCCGACCTCGTCGCGTTGGCAGCCACGCTCGATGCCTACGAGATCGGCGATGATCCCGGCGACCCGGCACGCGAGTGGCCGGCCGTCGCGGCAGACGTGGACCGGCTCGTGGAACTAATGCAGATCCGCGCCGACTACGCGACCCAAGCCACCCTCCTGCCCGGTCTGCTCGGCGAACTCCACGCCTTGTACGTACGGGAACCGGGGCTACGCGCCGTGGTGCTGCTCGGCTTGTTGCGCTGTTACTCATCCGCCACGTGGGTGGCCAGGTTGCTACGCAGCGACGGCCTTACCCTGATGGCAGCGATGCGGGTGCGGCAGTGCGCCGACGACCTCGCCGTACCCGCTTGGAAGGGCTACGCAGCGTGGCTGCGCGGAGTCACCACCGGAAGCCTCAACCGCGCCCGGCAGTACCAGCGGGCCGTCGCCATGGCCGACACACTCACCTCGCACCTCGACGACATCGACGTCGCGCAGGCATACGGACAACTGCAACTGTCCGCAGCGCTTGCCGCCGCAGCACAAGCCGACCGCGACACCGCCATGACCCACCTCGCCGAAGCCGACGCGATCGCCGACCGGGCCGACCTCGACGTCGGCCAGTTCGCGCAGGTGTGGTTCGGCCGCATTAACGTCGGAATCTGGCGGGCCACCATCGGGATGGAACTCGGCGACGGGGCGAAAGTCGCAGAAACCGCACGCGGCGTGCCGGTCGAAAAGATCCCAAGCCCAGCACGGCAAGCCGTCTTCTACTCCACGGTCGGACGGGGCCTGATCAGCGAGAAACGAACGGCCGAGGCGGGACTGCGCTTGCTGTTGCGCGCCGAACATCTCGCACCCCAACACGTCCGGGGTGACGTGTTCGTCCGCGAAGCGGTCGCAGCCATGCTGCGCCGCGCGGAACGTGATGCCGGCGGCCGGGAATTGCGTGGCCTCGCATGGCGGATGGGCGTAGCACCGATCGGGTGA
- a CDS encoding DUF397 domain-containing protein, producing MRDTKDRGRGHLTFPARSFASFIESRKNPNQR from the coding sequence ATCCGGGACACGAAGGACCGGGGTAGAGGTCACCTGACCTTCCCGGCGCGCTCGTTCGCGAGCTTCATCGAGTCCCGGAAGAACCCGAACCAGCGGTAA
- a CDS encoding aldo/keto reductase family protein, producing the protein MEFRRLGRSGLNISEISYGNWLTHGSQVEEDQATACVRAALDAGITTFDTADVYANTKAEDVLGRALKGERRASLEIFTKVFWPTGPGGPNDKGLGRKHIMESIDGSLTRLQTDYVDLYQAHRYDKSVPLEETMLAFADVVRQGKALYIGVSEWNAEQIARGAALARELKVPFISNQPQYSMLWRVIEPQVVPTSEREGVSQIVWSPIGQGVLTGKYLPGQPVPAGSRATDETGAKFIQRFLRDEVLEKVQLLKPLAAEAGLSLAQLAVAWVLQNPNVASAIIGASRPEQVRENVKAAGVKLDEDLMKKIDDVLEGVVETDPRFTVTP; encoded by the coding sequence ATGGAGTTCCGACGTCTCGGCCGCAGTGGCCTGAACATCAGCGAGATCTCGTACGGCAACTGGCTCACCCACGGTTCGCAGGTCGAAGAGGACCAGGCGACGGCCTGCGTCCGTGCGGCTCTCGACGCGGGCATCACCACGTTCGACACGGCCGACGTGTACGCCAACACCAAGGCGGAGGACGTGCTCGGCCGTGCCCTCAAGGGCGAGCGCCGCGCCTCGTTGGAGATCTTCACCAAGGTCTTCTGGCCCACGGGGCCTGGCGGCCCGAACGACAAGGGCCTGGGTCGCAAGCACATCATGGAGTCGATCGACGGCTCCCTCACGCGCCTCCAGACCGACTACGTCGACCTCTACCAGGCCCACCGGTACGACAAGTCGGTGCCGCTGGAGGAGACGATGCTGGCCTTCGCCGACGTCGTCCGCCAGGGCAAGGCGCTCTACATCGGCGTGTCCGAGTGGAACGCCGAGCAGATCGCCCGGGGCGCGGCGCTGGCACGTGAGCTGAAGGTGCCGTTCATCTCGAACCAGCCGCAGTACTCGATGCTGTGGCGCGTCATCGAGCCGCAGGTCGTGCCGACCTCGGAGCGCGAGGGCGTCAGCCAGATCGTCTGGTCCCCCATCGGCCAGGGCGTGCTCACCGGCAAGTACCTGCCCGGTCAGCCGGTGCCCGCGGGCTCCCGCGCGACCGACGAGACCGGCGCGAAGTTCATCCAGCGCTTCCTGCGCGACGAGGTGCTGGAGAAGGTCCAGCTCCTCAAGCCGCTGGCGGCCGAAGCCGGCCTCAGCCTCGCCCAGCTGGCCGTCGCCTGGGTGCTCCAGAACCCGAACGTGGCGAGCGCGATCATCGGCGCGTCCCGCCCCGAGCAGGTGCGCGAGAACGTGAAGGCCGCCGGCGTGAAGCTGGACGAGGACCTGATGAAGAAGATCGACGACGTGCTCGAAGGTGTCGTGGAGACCGACCCGCGCTTCACCGTCACTCCCTGA
- a CDS encoding DUF3043 domain-containing protein — MRFLRRNADEAADTTAENTPAEVNPADPSRTQGKGRPTPKRREAEGKRRGPVPPPPRTQREALKRARVTRGPKMSKEESRAAAAERRKRMMAGEDKYLLPRDRGPVKAYIRDVVDSRRNLMGLFMPLAILVFVALLVPMPQVQSYATLLTTFMLLAMIVEGFVLGRMVTKRVRLKFPSETSRGLSIGWYSFIRASQLRRLRVPKPRVSPGDKV; from the coding sequence GTGAGGTTCCTGCGCCGAAACGCCGACGAAGCCGCTGACACCACCGCCGAGAACACGCCGGCGGAGGTGAACCCGGCCGATCCGTCGCGCACCCAGGGCAAGGGACGGCCCACACCGAAGCGCCGAGAGGCGGAGGGCAAGCGCCGCGGCCCCGTCCCGCCACCGCCCAGGACGCAGCGCGAGGCGTTGAAGCGCGCGCGCGTGACCCGTGGGCCCAAGATGTCCAAGGAAGAGAGCCGTGCGGCGGCGGCCGAGCGCCGCAAGCGGATGATGGCCGGCGAGGACAAGTACCTCCTGCCCCGCGACCGCGGCCCGGTGAAGGCCTACATCCGCGACGTGGTCGACTCGCGCCGCAACCTGATGGGCCTGTTCATGCCGCTGGCCATCCTGGTGTTCGTGGCGCTGCTCGTGCCGATGCCCCAGGTGCAGTCGTACGCCACGCTGCTGACCACGTTCATGCTGCTGGCGATGATCGTCGAGGGCTTCGTGCTCGGCCGGATGGTGACCAAGCGGGTGCGGCTGAAGTTCCCGAGCGAAACCAGCCGCGGCCTGTCCATCGGCTGGTACTCGTTCATCCGCGCCAGCCAGCTCCGCCGCCTGCGCGTCCCCAAGCCGCGGGTGAGCCCCGGCGACAAGGTCTGA
- a CDS encoding glycerate kinase family protein: MRVVIAPDCFGGTLTAREVAEAVAEGWHRTAPDDELHLRPLADGGPGFVDVLHTALGGVLHTATVTGPLGTPVQARWLEHDGTAYIESAQACGLHLIPSDQRARTAETATTRGVGELIGLARDARTIVVGLGGSGTTDGGEGLRETVGHVTARLVAAADVENVLLGPNGAAHTFGPQKGASPEAVERLEARLAAMDELADVRDRPGAGAAGGLGAALMALGATVESGAGMVRSLTRLDDALDHADLAVTGEGSFDWQSLRGKLVTAVARGAAERGLPCVVLAGQVTVGRREAGAAGVQESYAVAEHAGSVERSMADPAGTLADLAAHVASHWSQRRP, encoded by the coding sequence GTGCGAGTTGTGATTGCGCCGGACTGCTTCGGCGGAACGTTGACCGCGCGGGAGGTCGCCGAGGCCGTGGCCGAGGGCTGGCACCGCACCGCTCCCGACGACGAACTCCACCTGCGCCCGTTGGCCGATGGCGGCCCGGGTTTCGTGGACGTCCTGCACACCGCCTTGGGCGGCGTGCTCCACACGGCGACCGTCACCGGTCCACTCGGCACGCCCGTCCAGGCGCGCTGGCTGGAGCACGACGGCACCGCCTACATCGAGTCCGCCCAGGCCTGTGGCCTGCACCTCATCCCGTCCGACCAGCGCGCGCGGACCGCCGAGACCGCCACCACCAGGGGTGTCGGCGAGCTGATCGGCTTGGCGCGGGACGCCCGCACGATCGTGGTCGGCCTGGGCGGCTCGGGCACCACGGACGGGGGCGAGGGCCTGCGGGAGACGGTCGGGCACGTCACCGCCCGCCTTGTCGCCGCGGCCGACGTCGAGAACGTGCTGTTGGGCCCGAACGGCGCCGCGCACACGTTCGGCCCGCAGAAGGGCGCGTCACCGGAAGCGGTGGAACGCCTGGAGGCACGGCTGGCCGCGATGGACGAGCTGGCCGACGTGCGGGACCGGCCCGGCGCGGGTGCCGCGGGTGGTCTCGGGGCCGCGCTGATGGCCCTGGGCGCGACGGTCGAGTCCGGCGCGGGGATGGTCCGCTCGCTCACCCGGCTGGACGACGCGCTGGACCACGCCGACCTGGCCGTCACCGGTGAGGGCAGTTTCGACTGGCAGTCGCTGCGCGGGAAGCTGGTGACCGCCGTGGCACGGGGTGCGGCTGAACGCGGGTTGCCGTGCGTCGTCCTGGCCGGTCAGGTCACTGTGGGTAGGCGTGAGGCGGGCGCCGCGGGCGTGCAGGAGTCGTACGCGGTGGCCGAGCACGCGGGGTCGGTGGAGCGGAGCATGGCCGACCCGGCGGGCACGCTGGCCGACCTCGCGGCGCACGTGGCGAGTCACTGGTCACAACGCCGACCCTGA
- a CDS encoding HesB/IscA family protein — protein sequence MTTAQDAVTTTPDAPPTHGVTLTDAAAAKAKALLDQEGRDDMHLRIAVQPGGCAGLRYQLFFDERSLDGDALRDFNGMKVAVDRMSVPYVEGAVIDFVDTIEKQGFTIDNPNAGGSCACGDSFH from the coding sequence ATGACGACCGCTCAGGACGCAGTCACCACGACTCCTGACGCCCCGCCGACCCACGGTGTGACGCTGACCGACGCGGCAGCCGCGAAGGCGAAGGCGCTGCTCGACCAGGAGGGCCGCGACGACATGCACCTGCGCATCGCCGTCCAGCCCGGTGGTTGCGCGGGGCTGCGTTACCAGCTGTTCTTCGACGAGCGCTCGCTCGACGGTGACGCGCTGCGCGACTTCAACGGCATGAAGGTGGCCGTCGACCGCATGAGCGTGCCCTACGTCGAGGGCGCGGTGATCGACTTCGTCGACACGATCGAGAAGCAGGGTTTCACCATCGACAACCCGAACGCCGGCGGTTCGTGCGCCTGCGGCGACTCGTTCCACTGA
- a CDS encoding MFS transporter, whose product MIAFILMLSAFAVGTSEFIIVGVLPEVAADLGVDVPTAGLLVTAYAVSVAVGGPVLTVFTGRISRRTLLISVMALAFVAAVASALADDYTLLMVARMVGALAQGLFFAVASQIAIAAVPPEKQTAAIAKVVNGVALSTILGIPLGTLIGQNYGWRASFVLVAALTAIGFVGVVLGTPKVAHQPDPGVRASLFAFGRRTVLLGLATTVLSFTGLITAFTYVAPALREVTGFEPGWVTGVLLVYGLGTLVGSTLAGKVPMHNISRVLPIPLAVLGVALLAQGLMLESKVGAVVSVFVLGASAFTAGPLVHTYLMGQAGSAAGLVASVNISAFNVAAALGPMLGGVVLTSGLGLQWVGTVGGVASILGVAVALVVGRVTVRPAVPTPAPLAAHV is encoded by the coding sequence GTGATCGCCTTCATCCTGATGCTCAGCGCTTTTGCCGTGGGGACATCCGAGTTCATCATCGTGGGCGTCCTGCCGGAGGTCGCCGCGGACCTCGGTGTGGACGTGCCGACCGCAGGCCTGCTGGTGACCGCTTACGCCGTCTCGGTCGCCGTGGGCGGTCCGGTTCTCACCGTGTTCACCGGGCGCATCTCGCGCCGCACGCTCCTGATCTCCGTCATGGCGTTGGCCTTCGTCGCCGCCGTCGCCAGCGCCCTGGCGGACGACTACACGTTGCTCATGGTCGCGCGCATGGTCGGCGCGCTGGCCCAGGGCCTGTTCTTCGCGGTGGCCTCGCAGATCGCCATCGCCGCCGTGCCGCCGGAGAAGCAGACCGCGGCCATCGCCAAGGTCGTCAACGGTGTCGCGCTGTCCACCATCCTCGGCATCCCGCTCGGCACGCTGATCGGCCAGAACTACGGCTGGCGGGCGTCGTTCGTGCTGGTCGCGGCGTTGACGGCGATCGGTTTCGTCGGGGTCGTGCTCGGCACGCCGAAGGTCGCGCACCAGCCGGACCCCGGTGTGCGGGCCAGCCTGTTCGCGTTCGGCCGGCGGACCGTGCTGCTGGGCCTGGCCACGACGGTCCTGTCGTTCACCGGCCTGATCACCGCGTTCACGTACGTCGCGCCCGCGTTGCGGGAGGTGACGGGGTTCGAGCCGGGCTGGGTGACCGGTGTGCTGCTCGTGTACGGCTTGGGGACCCTCGTCGGCAGCACGCTCGCGGGCAAGGTGCCGATGCACAACATCTCCCGCGTCCTGCCGATCCCGCTGGCCGTGCTCGGCGTGGCGCTGCTCGCCCAGGGCCTGATGCTGGAGAGCAAGGTGGGGGCGGTGGTGAGCGTGTTCGTGCTGGGCGCCAGCGCGTTCACCGCCGGTCCGCTGGTCCACACGTACCTGATGGGTCAGGCGGGTTCGGCGGCCGGGCTGGTCGCCTCGGTGAACATCTCCGCGTTCAACGTGGCGGCGGCGCTGGGCCCGATGCTCGGCGGTGTGGTGCTGACCAGCGGGCTCGGCCTCCAGTGGGTCGGCACCGTCGGCGGCGTGGCGAGCATCCTCGGCGTGGCGGTGGCGCTGGTCGTCGGCCGGGTGACCGTGCGACCGGCAGTCCCGACCCCCGCTCCGCTCGCCGCACACGTGTGA
- a CDS encoding MerR family transcriptional regulator — translation MLIGELAEKTGATVRMLRYYDQHGLLTPQRTQGRYRVYDESDVERVRSVRCLISSGLNIRLVRLVLAHAFDQDVQLPEDEAGCVPLLEMLTEELTSVEARITQLTSSKAHLTRLVGDVTRIMAEKFGDRARCRDAATEEAPGTSAEGLHSGRRAVRA, via the coding sequence GTGCTGATCGGCGAGCTCGCGGAGAAGACCGGCGCCACGGTGCGCATGTTGCGCTACTACGACCAGCACGGACTGCTGACCCCGCAGCGCACGCAAGGCCGCTACCGCGTCTACGACGAGTCCGATGTGGAACGGGTGCGCAGCGTCCGCTGCCTCATCAGCTCCGGCCTGAACATCCGGCTGGTCCGGCTGGTGCTCGCGCACGCGTTCGACCAGGACGTCCAGCTGCCGGAGGACGAGGCGGGCTGCGTGCCGCTGCTGGAGATGCTGACCGAGGAGCTGACGTCCGTCGAGGCCAGGATCACGCAGCTGACCAGCAGCAAGGCACACCTGACCCGGCTCGTCGGCGACGTGACGCGGATCATGGCGGAGAAGTTCGGCGACCGGGCCCGGTGCCGGGACGCGGCAACGGAAGAGGCCCCCGGCACGAGTGCCGAGGGCCTCCACAGTGGACGGCGTGCCGTCAGAGCTTGA
- the asnB gene encoding asparagine synthase (glutamine-hydrolyzing) yields the protein MCGLVGLVCPGEIEAQRARSAVAGALRCQRHRGPDESGTWQGGEVVFGFNRLSIIDIEHSHQPLHWGPHDQQGRYAILFNGEIYNYVELRAELTKQFGAVFATDGDTETIVAAYHYWGPAAVGRLRGMFAFLIWDKARRVVFGARDPFGIKPLYYAVGPGGVAFSSEKKSVLELAPTIGITPEVDLKALQHYLILQYVPEPESLQTGIHRVESGTSFTVTPGGKPVVERYFPATFRPRAVRGDADENRLYDEITEALRDSVAKHMRADVTVGSFLSGGIDSTVVAALAKEHNPDLITFTTGFERQGYSEIDVAAESAAAIGVKHVVRAVTAQEMMDSLPLITWYLDDPVADPALVPLWFIAREARQHVKVVLSGEGADELFGGYTIYREPLSLAPFEKVPSALRKAMGKVSTKIPQGVRGKDLLRRGALTLEERYYGNARIFMDDQIQQVLRTYNPDVSHKDVTAHVYRESEGWDPVTRMQHVDLFTWLRGDILVKADKVTMANSLELRVPFLDPEVFRIASQVPSELKLTKETTKHALRRAIRDIVPAHVLNRRKLGFPVPIRHWLKDEMHDWAVEHVRQSQTDQYLDKNAVLRVIEEHRSGVADHSRRIWALLVFMIWHGIFVEGRIRPVVPEPHYPVKL from the coding sequence GTGTGCGGCCTGGTAGGACTGGTTTGCCCTGGCGAGATCGAGGCCCAGCGGGCGCGCTCGGCGGTGGCTGGGGCACTGCGCTGCCAGCGGCACCGCGGCCCCGACGAGAGCGGCACCTGGCAGGGCGGTGAGGTCGTCTTCGGCTTCAACCGTCTGTCCATCATCGACATCGAGCACTCACACCAACCCCTGCACTGGGGTCCGCACGACCAGCAGGGTCGGTACGCGATCCTGTTCAACGGCGAGATCTACAACTACGTGGAGCTGCGCGCGGAGTTGACCAAGCAGTTCGGCGCGGTGTTCGCCACGGACGGCGACACCGAGACGATCGTGGCGGCCTACCACTACTGGGGCCCGGCCGCGGTCGGTCGGCTGCGCGGCATGTTCGCGTTCCTGATCTGGGACAAGGCTCGCCGGGTGGTGTTCGGCGCGCGTGACCCGTTCGGCATCAAGCCGCTGTACTACGCGGTCGGTCCCGGCGGGGTGGCGTTCTCCAGCGAGAAGAAGTCCGTGTTGGAGCTGGCGCCGACGATCGGCATCACGCCCGAGGTTGACCTGAAGGCGCTCCAGCACTACCTGATCCTCCAGTACGTGCCGGAGCCGGAGTCGTTGCAGACCGGCATCCACCGCGTCGAGTCCGGCACGTCGTTCACCGTCACGCCGGGCGGCAAGCCGGTGGTGGAGCGGTACTTCCCGGCGACGTTCCGGCCGCGCGCGGTGCGTGGCGACGCGGACGAGAACCGGCTGTACGACGAGATCACCGAGGCGCTGCGCGATTCGGTGGCCAAGCACATGCGCGCGGACGTGACGGTCGGCTCGTTCCTGTCCGGCGGCATCGACTCGACCGTGGTCGCGGCGCTGGCCAAGGAGCACAACCCGGACCTGATCACGTTCACCACGGGGTTCGAGCGGCAGGGCTACTCGGAGATCGACGTGGCCGCCGAGTCGGCCGCCGCGATCGGCGTGAAGCACGTGGTCCGGGCGGTGACGGCGCAGGAGATGATGGATTCCCTGCCGCTGATCACCTGGTACCTGGACGACCCGGTGGCGGACCCGGCGCTGGTGCCGCTGTGGTTCATCGCCCGCGAGGCGCGCCAGCACGTGAAGGTCGTGCTGTCGGGCGAGGGCGCGGACGAGCTGTTCGGCGGCTACACGATCTACCGCGAGCCGTTGTCGCTGGCTCCGTTCGAGAAGGTGCCGAGCGCGCTGCGCAAGGCCATGGGCAAGGTGTCCACGAAGATCCCGCAGGGCGTGCGCGGCAAGGACCTGCTGCGGCGGGGCGCGCTCACGCTGGAGGAGCGCTACTACGGCAACGCGCGGATCTTCATGGACGACCAGATCCAGCAGGTGCTGCGCACGTACAACCCGGACGTGTCGCACAAGGACGTGACGGCGCACGTGTACCGGGAGTCCGAGGGCTGGGACCCGGTGACGCGGATGCAGCACGTCGACCTGTTCACGTGGCTGCGCGGGGACATCCTGGTCAAGGCCGACAAGGTGACCATGGCGAACTCGCTGGAGCTGCGGGTGCCGTTCCTGGACCCGGAGGTGTTCCGGATCGCGTCGCAGGTGCCCTCCGAGCTGAAGCTCACCAAGGAGACCACCAAGCACGCGCTGCGCCGGGCGATCCGCGACATCGTGCCCGCGCACGTGCTGAACCGGCGCAAGCTGGGCTTCCCGGTGCCGATCCGGCACTGGCTGAAGGACGAGATGCACGACTGGGCGGTGGAGCACGTGCGCCAGTCGCAGACCGACCAGTACCTCGACAAGAACGCGGTGCTGCGGGTCATCGAGGAGCACCGGTCGGGCGTGGCCGACCACAGCCGGCGGATCTGGGCGCTGCTGGTGTTCATGATCTGGCACGGGATCTTCGTGGAGGGCCGGATCCGTCCGGTCGTGCCGGAGCCGCACTACCCCGTCAAGCTCTGA
- the ctaC gene encoding aa3-type cytochrome oxidase subunit II, whose amino-acid sequence MGLKEGTRAARLAKVGGLVGLVGVGATGCSTEEVLRFGWPVAVTPQAEAMRELWTWSVVAALAVGVIVWGLILWSVAFHRKKSEELPRQVAYNLPLELVLLVVPTIIVAVLFYFTAVTQNYVTDKSKTPDVTVDVIAFQWNWEFQYPQYKTEAASLPVSTVGSSGEIPLLVVPQGKSIRFNLRSTDVIHSFYVPEFHFKRDVFPEPEKNNQDNSFQIDQIDRTGSFVGRCAELCGVYHAVMNFEVRALESADFDRYIELRQQTNPATAQPYTAAQALTELDCGELCTPHAVTTRPFDTDRTVREASGGGK is encoded by the coding sequence GTGGGCCTGAAGGAGGGCACCAGGGCAGCCCGGCTGGCGAAGGTCGGCGGGCTGGTCGGCCTGGTCGGCGTCGGGGCCACGGGTTGCTCCACGGAAGAGGTGCTGCGCTTCGGTTGGCCGGTGGCCGTGACGCCGCAGGCCGAGGCGATGCGCGAGCTGTGGACCTGGTCGGTCGTCGCGGCACTCGCGGTCGGCGTGATCGTGTGGGGCCTGATCCTCTGGTCCGTGGCGTTCCACCGCAAGAAGAGCGAGGAGCTGCCCCGCCAGGTCGCCTACAACCTGCCGCTGGAGCTCGTGCTGCTGGTCGTGCCGACGATCATCGTCGCGGTGTTGTTCTACTTCACCGCGGTGACGCAGAACTACGTCACGGACAAGAGCAAGACGCCCGACGTCACGGTCGACGTGATCGCGTTCCAGTGGAACTGGGAGTTCCAGTACCCCCAGTACAAGACCGAGGCCGCGAGCCTTCCGGTGAGCACCGTCGGCTCGTCCGGCGAGATCCCGCTCCTGGTGGTGCCGCAGGGCAAGTCGATCCGGTTCAACCTGCGGTCGACCGACGTCATCCACTCGTTCTACGTGCCGGAGTTCCACTTCAAGCGGGACGTCTTCCCCGAGCCGGAGAAGAACAACCAGGACAACTCGTTCCAGATCGACCAGATCGACCGGACCGGGTCGTTCGTCGGTCGCTGCGCCGAGCTGTGCGGCGTGTACCACGCCGTGATGAACTTCGAGGTCAGGGCGCTGGAATCGGCTGATTTCGACCGGTACATCGAGTTGCGGCAGCAGACGAACCCGGCGACCGCGCAGCCGTACACGGCCGCTCAGGCGCTGACCGAGCTGGACTGCGGCGAGCTGTGCACGCCGCACGCCGTGACGACCAGGCCCTTCGACACCGACCGGACCGTCCGCGAGGCGTCCGGCGGCGGGAAGTAG
- a CDS encoding cytochrome c oxidase subunit 4, giving the protein MKVEARIFDLVMAFSFLMAAVYGYWTWADTDHVEPTGTVALALTGGLALIVGTYFRFVARRIEVRPEDNADAEVSDGAGELGFFSPGSYWPIGLAAAAATAGLALAFWHIWLLVIAVVLVLIAVGGLVFEYHTGPEHD; this is encoded by the coding sequence ATGAAGGTCGAAGCACGCATTTTTGACTTGGTGATGGCGTTCTCGTTCCTGATGGCCGCCGTGTACGGCTACTGGACGTGGGCGGACACCGATCACGTCGAGCCGACCGGGACGGTGGCGCTCGCGCTGACCGGCGGGTTGGCGCTGATCGTCGGCACGTACTTCCGGTTCGTCGCCCGGCGCATCGAGGTGCGGCCCGAGGACAACGCCGACGCCGAGGTCAGCGACGGCGCCGGCGAGCTGGGCTTCTTCAGCCCGGGTAGCTACTGGCCGATCGGTCTGGCGGCGGCCGCCGCGACGGCCGGCCTGGCGCTGGCGTTCTGGCACATCTGGCTGCTGGTGATCGCGGTCGTGCTGGTGCTGATTGCCGTCGGCGGCCTGGTGTTCGAGTACCACACCGGTCCGGAACACGACTGA
- a CDS encoding lysophospholipid acyltransferase family protein, with protein sequence MLYTVMKRVVAPTARLVYRPTVEGLENVPADGPVILAPNHLSFIDSVVIPMVVPRRVSFLAKAEYFEGKGVKGALSRYFFGSLGHVPVRRGLGRAARASLDTATGILAEGGAFAIYPEGTRSLDGRLHRGRTGVARMALESGAPVVPVGIIGTDKMQPVDRKIPRISPVTIRFGAPLHFDRYEGMHESLPVLRSVTDEIVYRILELSGQEYVDTYQTSNAA encoded by the coding sequence ATGCTCTACACGGTGATGAAGCGAGTGGTGGCGCCCACGGCGCGGCTGGTCTACCGGCCGACCGTCGAAGGTCTGGAGAACGTCCCCGCCGACGGTCCGGTGATCCTGGCCCCGAACCACCTGTCGTTCATCGACAGCGTCGTCATCCCGATGGTCGTCCCGCGCCGCGTCTCGTTCCTCGCCAAGGCGGAGTACTTCGAGGGCAAGGGCGTCAAGGGAGCCCTCTCCCGCTACTTCTTCGGCTCCCTGGGTCACGTTCCCGTCCGCCGCGGCCTCGGCAGGGCCGCCAGGGCCTCGCTGGACACCGCGACGGGCATCCTGGCCGAGGGCGGCGCGTTCGCCATCTACCCCGAGGGCACGCGCTCGCTGGACGGCCGCCTGCACCGCGGTCGCACGGGTGTCGCCCGGATGGCGCTGGAGTCCGGCGCCCCCGTCGTCCCGGTCGGCATCATCGGCACCGACAAGATGCAGCCGGTGGACCGCAAGATCCCGCGCATCAGCCCGGTCACCATCCGGTTCGGCGCGCCGCTCCACTTCGACCGCTACGAGGGCATGCACGAGTCCCTGCCGGTGCTGCGCTCGGTCACCGACGAGATCGTCTACCGCATCCTGGAGCTGTCCGGCCAGGAGTACGTGGACACCTACCAGACCTCGAACGCGGCCTGA